One segment of Cutaneotrichosporon cavernicola HIS019 DNA, chromosome: 4 DNA contains the following:
- a CDS encoding uncharacterized protein (Phytanoyl-CoA dioxygenase (PhyH)), with translation MTISDISRYPDPVSTVRRKLRTDGDRVQGKWDLGDMQIEGNEGGIIPTDHLGWLPSLPADAPIEDIRAAYERDGVVHLRGLLPIEQVMAVRRQFFESVQHTGVLKEGTEPVEGIYSGLGAQDPSIAREHRLESDDLLLNHRTQANHEKYLCDFADHPLIMEMATRIKSGWKKPFRFRMQLLRTNIPHAYRCATRVHYDQMYLRGMEPDALTAWVPIGDITPLGGGLMYLEDSVTIGEEIENGFIEWNKDLPDDEQIDAFNINMLEGGGLTRDCRAFAEQTRRRWLIANYQAGDVVFHHCTMVHCSANNEDPDERIRFATDVRFADKEAAFEARWW, from the exons ATGACAATCTCCGACATCTCGCGCTATCCCGACCCCGTGTCAACGGTGCGGCGCAAGCTCCGCACCGACGGCGACCGTGTGCAGGGCAAGTGGGATCTGGGGGACATGCAAATCGAAGGCAACGAGGGTGGGATT atcCCGACGGACCACCTCGGCTGGCTGCCGTCCCTGCCCGCCGACGCACCTATTGAAGACATCCGCGCGGCCtacgagcgcgacggcgtaGTACACCTTCGTGGCCTACTTCCCATTGAGCAAGTCATGGCGGTACGGCGGCAGTTCTTCGAGAGCGTACAGCACACCGGCGTGTTGAAGGAGGGGACCGAGCCTGTCGAGGGCATCTACTCTGGTCTT ggCGCACAGGATCCCTCGATCGCTCGCGAACACCGCCTCGAATCCGatgacctcctcctcaaccaTCGCACACAGGCCAACCACGAGAAATACCTGTGCGATTTCGCCGACCACCCTCTTATCATGGAGATGGCAACCCGGATCAAAAGCGGGTGGAAGAAGCCTTTCCGTTTCCGGATGCAGCTACTCCGTACCAATATCCCACACGCGTACCGTTGCGCCACGCGAGTACATTATGACCAAAT GTATCTCCGCGGGATGGAGCCTGATGCCCTCACGGCGTGGGTGCCGATTGGCGATATCACCCCACTCGGAGGCGGCCTCATGTACCTAGAGGACAGCGTTACGAttggcgaggagattgagaaCGGCTTCATCGAGTGGAACAAGGACCtgcccgacgacgagcaaATTGATGCTTTCAACATCAAC ATGCTCGAGGGAGGCGGACTTACGCGTGACTGCCGCGCGTTTGCGGAACAgactcgccgccgctggcTCATTGCCAATTACCAGGCTGGCGACGTTGTCTTCCACCACTGCACCATGGTACATTGCAGTGCGAACAACGAGGACCCAGACGAGCGGATCCGCTTCGCGACCGACGTGCGCTTTGCGGACAAGGAGGCGGCGTTCGAGGCccggtggtggtga
- the DIP2 gene encoding uncharacterized protein (WD-repeat protein) has protein sequence MASISSLGLGLWPFGLRSPSAPSSPLILPAVRGIRTIQLQVLIDAANPPPPTGLTYAWHVILKFFGMLKRSGSRTSSLLHPVRMAFGVICSPTANSSYDGRLAYVAGWEDVLVWDVKRGELASMWHATGVTSPITYLTPAPAPEESTSSTARTFAVSYADGSIRLWSWDPETPGVEAVEVVTFNGHKKGVSALAWDADGGRLASGGSEGEVVVWDRVAEVGLFRLRGHRGPVTSLHFIPHPTLGATQHAGYLLTTSRDTYLKLWDLSTQHCVQTVVVGRSEVWSCAVKDEEEAEDDGRWLILTGSGDGEVRAWTIDKAALAEGLKENENGELPKLVLPLCTVPLPPSTHPVSQLAFHPTLPVILAQTSERTTAVLRLRSEEEVAAKRARRKKRDREKSKKKGVDVEEEAMNEEPIAWEDRVTTWCVVKANAKVKSFSLGEDGAKSMSLLLALANNSLESYSVPSPQGAKKSKLADGNAPEPAKVHSVELAGHRQDVRALAVSSDDQVLASAASGTLKVWNMRSTACLRTMECGYALCCTFLPGDRHVVVGTKAGELLLYDVAASVLLQRYEAHKGPVWALHVRPDGRGLVSGSADKDVKFWDFEMREEGEGERVVSRLGVETIYKNKQLALVHVKTLKMTDDVLAVKYSPDGRLLAVSLLDSTVKIFFADTLKFFLSLYGHKLPVLALDISSDSKLILTCSADKNVKIWGLDFGDCHRSLFAHDDSVMSVAFEKNSHYFWSVGKDRVLKYWDGDKFELIQKLEGHQGEIWALAVSHQGSYVVTGSHDKSIRIWEKTDEPLFLDEERERELEAAHDAALVDSMNRLDTEDGDGEGEAEAVQKQTAETLMAGERIMDALALADADREATEEWEAEKARLGDAGASLPAPAKNPELAARGVEADEHVYNTLASIPAAHMEDALLVLPFRNVISLLGYLDAWAVADRDIVLTARLLHFLIRTHHAQIVANRVMRARLVSLRTHVRSALGRHRAQMGYNLAALRFLRARWEGERTAGLLEEEGMDEEAVRRRLEESRTKRKRVAVV, from the exons ATggcctccatctcctccctcggcctcggcctgtgGCCCTTCGGCTTACGTTCGCCCTCAGCGCCGTCCAGCCCGCTCATCCTCCCAGCCGTGCGCGGTATCCGGACGATCCAACTCCAAGTCCTCATCGATGCTGCCaaccctcctccgcccaccGGTCTCACGTACGCCTGGCACGTCATCCTCAAGTTCTTCGGGATGCTAAAGAGGTCGGGTTCGAGgacctcctctctcctGCACCCGGTGCGGATG gccTTTGGTGTAATCTGTTCCCCAACAGCAAACAGTAGCTACGATGGGCGCCTCGCATATGTCGCCGGATGGGAGGACGTGCTGGTGTGGGACGTGAAGCGCGGCGAACTCGCATCAATGTGGCACGCGACCGGTGTCACATCGCCCATCACATACCTTacgccagcgccagctcCCGAAGAATCTACCTCCTCCACAGCGCGCACGTTCGCCGTGAGCTATGCGGACGGCTCGATCCGTCTTTGGTCGTGGGATCCCGAGACGCcgggcgtcgaggccgtcgaggtcgtcacCTTCAACGGACACAAGAAGGGAGTTTCGGCGCTTGCGTGGGACGCCGATGGAGGTCGCCTCGCTTCCGGtggcagcgagggcgaggtcgtcgtctggGACCGCGTTGCTGAGGTCGGCCTGTTCCGTCTCCGCGGGCACCGTGGACCTGTTACCAGCCTCCACTTCATTccccacccaaccctcGGCGCTACCCAGCATGCTGGATACCTACTCACGACGTCGCGCGACACGTACCTCAAGCTCTGGGACTTGAGCACGCAGCACTGCGTGCAGACAGTGGTTGTTGGGCGCAGCGAGGTGTGGTCATGCGCGGTCaaggatgaagaggaggccgaggatgacggGCGATGGCTCATCCTCACGGGCAGCGGTGACGGTGAGGTACGCGCGTGGACGATCGACAAGGCCGCCCTGGCCGAGGGCCTGAAGGAGAACGAGAACGGAGAG CTTCCCAAACTCGTGCTCCCGCTCTGCACTGTGCCAttgccgccgtcgacgcaTCCCGTCTCGCAGTTAGCGTTCCACCCGACCCTCCCTGTGATCCTGGCACAGACGTCGGAGCGCACGACAGCTGTCCTGCGCCTGCGGTcagaagaggaggtggcggcAAAGCGCGCACGGCGGAAGAAGCGCGACCGCGAGAAgagcaagaagaagggcgtcgatgtcgaggaggaggcaaTGAACGAGGAGCCCATCGCTTGGGAAGACCGCGTGACAACCTGGTGtgtcgtcaaggccaacgccaaggtcaagtCATTCTccctcggcgaggacggcgccaAGTCGATgtctctcctcctcgcgttGGCGAACAACTCGCTGGAGTCGTACTCTGTCCCGTCTCCACAGGGAGCGAAGAAGAGCAAGCTCGCCGATGGGAACGCCCCCGAGCCGGCAAAGGTGCACTcggtcgagctggcgggACACCGACAGGAcgtgcgcgcgctcgcagTGAGCAGCGACGACCAGGTCCTCGCGTCGGCTGCGAGTGGCACGCTCAAGGTGTGGAACATGCGATCGACGGCGTGCTTGCGCACCATGGAGTGCGGGTACGCGCTGTGCTGCACGTTCTTGCCTGGCGACCgccacgtcgtcgtgggcaccaaggccggcgagctgctgctgtacgacgtcgccgcgtCGGTCCTTCTTCAGCGGTACGAGGCGCACAAGGGGCCCGTGTGGGCCTTGCATGTGCGCCCAGACGGCCGTGGCCTCGTCTCGGGTAGCGCCGACAAGGATGTCAAGTTCTGGGACTTTGAGATGcgggaagagggcgagggcgagcgcgtggtcagccgcctcggcgttgagACTATT TACAAGAacaagcagctcgcgctggTTCACGTCAAGACCCTCAAGATGACGGACGACGTCTTGGCCGTCAAGTACAGCCCCGACGGGCGTTTGCTGGCCgtctcgctcctcgactCGACAGTCAAGATCTTCTTCGCCGACACGCTCAAGTTCTTCCTCTCGCTGTACGGGCACAAGCTCCCCGTTCTGGCGCTGGACATCAGCAGCGACTCGAAGCTGATCCTGACTTGCTCTGCCGACAAGAACGTCAAGATCTGGGGCTTGGACTTTGGCGACTGCCACCGCTCGCTCTTTGCGCACGACGACAGCGTCATGTCCGTCGCGTTCGAGAAGAACAGCCACTACTTCTGGAGCGTGGGCAAGGACCGCGTGCTCAAGTACTGGGACGGCGACAAATTTGAGCTCATCCAGAAGCTCGAGGGGCACCAGGGCGAGATTTGGGCTCTCGCCGTCTCGCATCAGGGCAGCTATGTGGTGACTGGATCGCACGACAAGAGCATCCGCATCTGGGAGAAGACGGATGAGCCGCTCttccttgacgaggagcgggagcgggagctcgaggctgctcacgacgccgccctcgtcgactcGATGAACCgcctcgacaccgaggacggcgacggggagggagaagcCGAGGCTGTGCAGAAGCAGAcggccgagacgctcaTGGCCGGCGAGCGGATCatggacgcgctcgcgctcgccgatgCGGACCGCGAAGCGACGGAGGAATGGGAGGCTGAGAAGGCACGTCTCGGTGACGCGGGCGCCTCCCTTCCCGCGCCAGCGAAGAACCCCGAGCTGGCGGCCCGCGGCgttgaggccgacgagcacgTCTACAACACGCTCGCATCGATCCCGGCTGCACACATGGAAgatgcgctcctcgtcctgcCGTTCCGCAACGtcatctccctcctcggctACCTCGACGCGTGGGCCGTCGCAGACAGGGATATTGTCCTAACTGCGCGCCTGTTGCATTTCCTGATCCGGACGCACCACGCCCAGATTGTCGCTAACCGCGTCATGCGGGCACGACTTGTCTCTCTGCGCACACACGTCCGGTCTGCGCTCGGACGACACCGCGCTCAGATGGGATACAACCTCGCTGCGCTCCGGTTCCTCCGCGCTcggtgggagggggaacGCACTGCGGGCTtgctggaggaggagggtaTGGATGAGGAGGCTGTCCGCCGACGACTCGAGGAGAGCCGAACGAAGCGGAAGCGCGTGGCGGTTGTTTGA
- a CDS encoding uncharacterized protein (Transcription initiation factor IIF, beta subunit), with translation MSVKTEDIKPLVSVDGHDVFNIPVEEEELDVAPSHGQSKIWAMKIPRFLLERWERVKEEGVHLGSLIIDNSTLPPKITLKLPTEDDKQPPNKRARLNVEGIPDEYEVVMPSERVKNTYIFSENERVWVAQPGSGEDSQRRKHQKANPRLIGALDHEASVRPVKSSKYLKILEQRRLDNENSKRPIIQLDDKTMSQAKLNQLASGFANASSKLGKGMIMGSAKVGSGERFARMERKELNQRLFQLFGEKPYWSITALKATLQQPDTWLREVLKDVAVLNREGQYANMWELKDNWKDAEGDTKPTVDDVDKAEDDSDEEEESDDEDELEQVDV, from the exons ATGTCAGTCAAAACAGAGGACATAAAGCCTCTGGTCAGCGTCGACGGTCACGATGTATTCAACATccccgtcgaggaggaggaatTGGACGTCGCCCCCTCACATGGCCAATCCAAGATTTGGGCAATGAAG atcCCGCGCTTCCTTCTCGAGCGCTGGGAGCGtgtcaaggaggaaggcgtgCATCTGGGGAGCTTAATCATCGACAACTC TACACTCCCTCCAAAGATCACGCTCAAGTTACCTACCGAGGATGACAAGCAGCCACCAAACAAGCGCGCCAGGTTGAATGTGGAGGGCATTCCCGACGAGTATGAGGTCGTGATGCCCAGTGAGCGCGTGAAGAACACATACATCTTCAGCGAGAATGAGCGTGTGTGGGTGGCTCAGCCTGGGTCAGGCGAGGACTCTCAACGGCGCAAGCACCAGAAAG CTAACCCTCGCCTAatcggcgcgctcgaccacGAAGCGAGCGTCCGCCCGGTGAAGAGCTCCAAGTACCTTAAGATCTTAGAGCAGCGCCGTCTGGACAATGAGAACTCGAAGCGGCCCAtcatccagctcgacgacaagacCATGTcgcaggccaagctcaaccAGCTTGCCTCGGGCTTTGCCAACGCGTCTTCCAAGCTTGGCAAGGGCATGATT ATGGGGTCAGCCAAGGTCGGGTCCGGAGAGCGCTTTGCTCGCATGGAGCGCAAAGAGCTCAACCAGCGCCTGTTCCAGCTGTTCGGTGAGAAGCCGTACTGGAGTATCACTGCACTCAAGGCGACGTTGCAGCAGCCGGATACGTggctgcgcgaggtgctcaaggacgtcgcGGTGCTCAATCGCGAGGGCCAGTACGCCAACATGTGGGAGTTGAAAGACAACTGGAAGGATGCTGAGGGAGACACCAAGCCTACCGTCGATGACGTTGAcaaggcggaggacgacagcgacgaagaggaggagtcggacgacgaggacgagctcgagcaaGTGGATGTCTAG
- the ENT3 gene encoding uncharacterized protein (ENTH domain) — translation MDMIENIANKASQITMYDLKSYYNQAKNAVLNIPEMEAKVREATNEDAWGASSTLMQEIAQGTHNYQHFNEIMPTIYSRFMEKEAREWRQIYKALSLLEYLIKHGSERVVDDARAHISTIKMLRNFQYIDEKGKDQGINVRNRSNEIAALLGDVDKIRTERRKARSNRSKYQGHEGGMFNTATGSRYGGFGSESYVPGGGGSGGGGGYGGGSGSGSGSRYGGYGNDDDYRGSSARASSSQQRQEYDEYEGADDFDSRRPSNGSGGASAQASRPTQAPPKPPKDEPKKQQKQPEVNLFDFDDEPVASAAQPAAPAAAPVDAFGDDDFDDFQSAAPSGPVPTSPAAAAPAAPSGGANANLFAMLNASSQPLSPTSAASTSAVAQTQPSFGGMSAMASPQRQQPMGGIGMGGMSSGMGGGLGGMGGMSGGMTAKPASPPVQAPKKTGASAFDDLFTASLGAPSKGQQGGGQKTIAQMQKETTNAGLWGAPKPAGQQTQAQPASSSGSGDLLDLL, via the exons ATGGACATGATTGAAA ACATCGCCAACAAGGCGTCCCAGATCACCATGTACGACCTCAAGTCGTACTACAACCAGGCCAAGAACGCCGTCCTTAACATCCCCGAGATGGAGGCTAAAGTCCGCGAGGCGACCAACGAAGACGCCTG gggcgcctcgtcgactcTGATGCAGGAGATTGCCCAGGGCACGCACAACTACCAGCACTTCAACGAGATCATGCCCACCATCTATTCGCGCTTcatggagaaggaggcgcggGAATGGCGTCAGATCTACAAG GCTCTTTCCCTCCTCGAGTACCTGATCAAGCATGGCAGCGAGCGTgtggtcgacgacgcgcgtGCTCATATCTCTACGATCAAGATGCTCAGAAACTTCCAGTACATTGAcgagaagggcaaggaccaGGGCATCAACG TCCGCAACCGCTCGAACGAGATCGCCGCGCTCCTGGGTGACGTCGACAAGATACGCACCGAGCGCCGTAAGGCCCGCTCCAACCGGTCCAAGTACCAGGGCCACGAGGGTGGCATGTTCAACACTGCCACTGGGAGCCGGTACGGCGGGTTCGGGAGCGAGTCCTACGTCCCaggcggtggcggcagcggtggtggtggtggctaCGGCGGCGGTTCGGGCTCCGGCTCGGGCTCACGTTACGGCGGGTAcggcaacgacgacgactaccgcgggtcgagcgcgcgcgcgagctcgtcccAGCAGCGCCAGGAGTAtgacgagtacgagggagccgacgactttgactcgcgcaggccgagcaATGGTAGCGGCGGGGCGAGCGCACAGGCGTCGCGCCCAACGCAGGCCCCGCCTAAGCcgcccaaggacgagccgaAAAAGCAGCAGAAGCAGCCCGAGGTGAACCTCTTTgactttgacgacgagcctgTGGCTTCAGCAGCCCAGCCTGCggcgcctgctgctgccccTGTGGACGCGTTTGGTGACGACGATTTTGACGACTTCCAGAGTGCTGCTCCCTCTGGCCCTGTCCCAACATCTCCCGCCGCTGCAGCGCCTGCTGCTCCCTCGGGTGGTGCCAACGCCAACCTCTTCGCAATGCTCAACGCGTCGTCTCAGCCTCTGTCCCCAACGTCTGCTGCTTCGACCTCGGCTGTTGCGCAGACACAGCCGTCGTTCGGTGGCATGTCCGCCATGGCCTCGCCCCAGAGGCAACAGCCTATGGGCGGAATCGGCATGGGTGGCATGAGCAGCGGCATGGGTGGTGGCCTGGGCGGCATGGGAGGCATGTCCGGTGGCATGACTGCCAAGCCAGCCTCCCCGCCTGTCCAGGCTCCCAAGAAGACGGGCGCATCGGCCTTTGACGACCTGTTCACGGCCTCGCTTGGTGCACCCAGCAAGGGACAACAGGGCGGTGGCCAGAAGACGATTGCCCAGATGCAGAAGGAGACGACGAACGCTGGGCTGTGGGGCGCTCCCAAGCCTGCAGGCCAGCAAACCCAGGCCCAGcctgcgtcgtcgtctggctctggcgacctcctcgacctcctgtAG